The nucleotide window CAGGTTCATGGCCGCCAGCACCTCGCCCTCGAGGACGATGGGCAGGCCCAAGGTGGCCTGGATTTCCAAGAGGCGGCCGTGCTCAAAAAAGGCGGGCCGGGCCTCCACGGTGCTCAGGCTGGAGAGGTGGCGGATCTCAGGTCCTTTGAGCACCCGGGGGCGGCCCCTGAGCCAGTTGTCCACCCCAAGCCCGTACCAGGCGAGCTCCTCCTCCAAGGAGGTGCGGGCCCCCAGGAGGGCTTCGGAGAAACCCTCCTGGGCCACCAGGTAAAAGTACCCTCCTTCCCGAAGCAAAATGCTCCCCGCTTCCGCCCCGGGCACCGCAGCCACCGCTTCCCGGATCAGGTCCTGCAAAAGCCCCTCGGGCTCCTCGTGCTGCAAAAGCCCCCGCAACACCTTAAGAAGCCCCTTGTAAGCCCGGGCCTGCACCGAGAGGTCCGTGGTTTCCAGGAGAAGGAGGTAGGTCCCCGTGGGGGACGGGAGGCGGGCTACCCGGTAGCTCCTCTCCCCATGGACCAGGGTGTCCCCTTCGGGTAGGGGTAGGTCTTGGGCCAGGGCGTTCCGCTCCACCCTCCCCTCCTGCAGGTGGAAGACCGGGTAGGGGGCTTCCATGGGGTTCATCGCGCCTCCAGGAGGAGCCTGGCGTGGGAGAGGGCGGCCTCGGTGTACTGGCCCGAGAGGAGGCGGGCGAGCTCCCGCACCCTTTCCTCCCCCTCCAGCACCTCCACCCGCACCTCCC belongs to Thermus hydrothermalis and includes:
- a CDS encoding GGDEF domain-containing protein translates to MNPMEAPYPVFHLQEGRVERNALAQDLPLPEGDTLVHGERSYRVARLPSPTGTYLLLLETTDLSVQARAYKGLLKVLRGLLQHEEPEGLLQDLIREAVAAVPGAEAGSILLREGGYFYLVAQEGFSEALLGARTSLEEELAWYGLGVDNWLRGRPRVLKGPEIRHLSSLSTVEARPAFFEHGRLLEIQATLGLPIVLEGEVLAAMNLDNFRDPEAFTPLSLELAQAFALEAALLLKALKERQALERAARTDPLTGLGNRRALEETFPKLRAEAQALGEPLALIYWDLNGLKTLNDREGHAAGDQALKALAQALKNLSRRRDLAFRVGGDEFVSLHLGLSQEEIPALIARLRQSLPYGVAAGGVEVEGEDLEALLREADRRMYRAKGGP